In Bryobacteraceae bacterium, the following proteins share a genomic window:
- a CDS encoding efflux RND transporter periplasmic adaptor subunit, translated as MASKDLKPKVRIGQGGQSKTRKAVLWAVLSALAASGAYAAFRYTTKTVVEIPTAKVRKSEFIIAVKTRGEVRSNNSVVLTAPQVPDPQITKLAESGKPVKAGEVVVEFDQAQQEQYLLERSTSVRTVDSEIVQLKASHKITDEQDSMNLMTSQYDVERAKLEASKSEVISEIEGAKARIDVGVSEGSLGQVKTTIKSHNISQEADLSRLQQKKDKTVRDMNRAKGYLAKMEIRAPITGIVNILPNFRASGSFGSTPPPFKEGDRAWTGAAIAEIPDLSSMRVELKLDEVDRGKLTLGQQVRIRVDAIPEKELVAELDWISPIAQLVWKGMGMTEKTFPARATLKTLDGRLRPGMSSSADIIIEKQDAALMIPTRASFVVRGKPSVYVQKGAGYEIRQIEVGKRNETDIVVLSGLKEGETVYLENPIEAARRAKKL; from the coding sequence ATGGCATCGAAAGACCTGAAGCCGAAGGTGCGTATCGGGCAAGGCGGCCAATCCAAGACGAGAAAGGCCGTTCTGTGGGCGGTGCTGTCGGCTCTGGCCGCCAGCGGAGCCTACGCGGCGTTCCGGTACACGACCAAGACGGTGGTGGAGATCCCGACCGCGAAGGTGCGCAAGTCGGAATTCATCATCGCGGTGAAGACCCGGGGCGAGGTGCGGAGCAACAACTCCGTGGTGCTGACGGCGCCGCAGGTGCCGGATCCGCAGATCACGAAGCTGGCTGAATCGGGCAAACCGGTGAAGGCGGGCGAGGTGGTGGTGGAGTTTGACCAGGCGCAGCAGGAACAGTACCTTCTCGAGCGCTCGACGAGCGTGCGGACGGTGGACAGCGAGATCGTGCAGTTGAAGGCGTCGCACAAGATCACCGATGAGCAGGATTCGATGAATCTGATGACGTCGCAGTACGACGTGGAGCGGGCGAAGCTCGAAGCGAGCAAGTCCGAGGTTATCTCGGAGATCGAAGGGGCCAAGGCGCGGATCGACGTCGGTGTTTCCGAGGGGAGCCTGGGGCAGGTAAAGACGACCATCAAGTCCCACAACATCTCGCAGGAAGCGGACCTGTCGCGGCTGCAACAGAAGAAGGACAAGACGGTTCGCGATATGAATCGCGCCAAGGGATACCTGGCGAAGATGGAGATCCGGGCGCCGATCACGGGGATTGTGAACATCCTGCCGAATTTCCGCGCGTCGGGCTCTTTCGGATCGACGCCGCCGCCATTCAAGGAAGGGGACCGGGCGTGGACGGGCGCGGCGATCGCCGAGATCCCCGACTTGTCGAGCATGCGAGTGGAACTGAAGCTCGACGAAGTGGATCGCGGCAAGCTGACGCTGGGCCAGCAGGTGCGGATTCGGGTGGATGCGATTCCGGAGAAGGAGCTGGTTGCCGAGCTCGACTGGATCAGCCCGATCGCGCAGCTGGTGTGGAAGGGCATGGGGATGACGGAAAAGACGTTCCCGGCGCGGGCGACGCTGAAGACGCTCGACGGGCGGCTGCGGCCGGGCATGAGCTCGAGCGCCGATATCATCATCGAGAAGCAGGACGCGGCGCTGATGATCCCGACGCGGGCGAGTTTCGTCGTTCGCGGGAAGCCGTCGGTGTACGTGCAGAAGGGCGCCGGCTACGAGATCCGGCAGATCGAAGTGGGCAAGCGCAACGAGACGGACATCGTGGTGCTTTCGGGCCTGAAGGAAGGCGAGACGGTGTACCTCGAGAATCCGATCGAGGCGGCGCGGCGGGCCAAGAAGCTGTAG
- a CDS encoding efflux RND transporter periplasmic adaptor subunit, producing the protein MKKWIVRLLMVLVAAAAGWGGYTALKKIPEAREGGLPTAKVRQGDIVVRTFARGELRAVRSMTLTAPNLFGTVQVTKLAPLGAFAREKDLVVEFDDAELQSRIEEKQLELDQLDEQIKKSKADLAIRDNQDQVELLRARYSVRRAELEVKRNDLISKIDARKNELTLEESERRLKQLESDIKSRREQAQAELAVLAEKKTKADQEMARERTRLRQVKMLSPMSGLVAIRQNRGFGFFSFGQQAPDIREGDQLQPGMPVADILDLSELEIVARVGELDRANLHEGQDVEFTLDALADKRLHGKIKSLSGTASANVFSSDPAKKFDVLFAVDMRQLMSSLGATPEQISRILAQAEANRKKAPAGGPAMMAGGPMMMMGGGGRPGGGGAGGFAGGGGGGGGFAGAPGGGGGDQQGGQGGGRAFGFQRPGGGQGGGGQAGGAASGLTAEQQQKMRAAMQKALNGKNMQDLTPEERQEIFTKVREEMQKEGISMPARGGRKGGDSKGGETKAGETKGGERPTRTAGPDGAAVARGEGGGGRRNGGGGGGPRSGPSDADLANAKLPPPPEEDSNLDVLMRPGLLADVEIIVERIPNAINVPMQAIFQREGKTIVFVKEGRRFAARAVKPLKRSESVMVIAEGLKPGEEVALQDPDAKPGEGKKGKKGGGGEGGGGGAPMMPAGGGKRG; encoded by the coding sequence ATGAAGAAGTGGATCGTCAGGTTGTTGATGGTGCTGGTGGCGGCGGCGGCCGGCTGGGGCGGCTACACGGCGCTCAAGAAGATTCCCGAAGCACGGGAGGGCGGGCTGCCGACGGCCAAGGTGCGCCAGGGCGACATCGTGGTGAGGACGTTCGCGCGCGGCGAACTGCGGGCCGTGCGGTCCATGACGCTGACGGCGCCGAACCTGTTCGGCACGGTGCAGGTGACCAAGCTTGCGCCGCTGGGCGCTTTCGCGCGGGAGAAAGACCTGGTGGTGGAGTTCGACGACGCCGAACTGCAGTCGCGCATCGAGGAGAAGCAACTCGAGCTCGACCAGTTGGATGAGCAGATCAAGAAATCGAAGGCCGACCTTGCGATCCGCGACAATCAGGACCAGGTGGAACTGCTGCGCGCCAGATACTCCGTCCGGCGGGCGGAGCTCGAAGTGAAGCGGAACGACCTGATTTCGAAGATCGACGCGCGAAAGAACGAACTGACGCTCGAGGAATCCGAGCGGCGGCTGAAGCAGTTGGAAAGCGATATCAAAAGCCGCCGCGAGCAGGCGCAGGCCGAACTGGCCGTGCTCGCCGAGAAGAAGACCAAAGCCGACCAGGAGATGGCCCGAGAGCGGACCCGGCTTCGCCAGGTGAAGATGCTCTCGCCGATGAGCGGGCTGGTGGCGATCCGCCAGAACCGCGGGTTCGGGTTCTTCTCGTTCGGGCAGCAGGCGCCGGACATCCGGGAGGGAGATCAGTTGCAGCCGGGCATGCCGGTGGCGGATATTCTGGACCTCTCCGAGCTCGAAATCGTGGCGCGCGTGGGCGAACTGGATCGCGCGAACCTGCACGAGGGTCAGGACGTGGAGTTCACGCTCGATGCGTTGGCGGACAAGCGGCTGCATGGGAAGATCAAATCGCTCAGCGGCACGGCGAGCGCGAACGTGTTTTCGAGCGACCCGGCGAAGAAGTTCGACGTCCTGTTCGCCGTGGACATGCGGCAGTTGATGTCGTCGTTGGGCGCGACGCCGGAGCAGATTTCGCGGATCCTGGCCCAGGCTGAGGCGAATCGCAAGAAGGCCCCGGCGGGCGGACCGGCAATGATGGCCGGCGGCCCGATGATGATGATGGGCGGCGGCGGCCGTCCAGGCGGGGGCGGCGCTGGAGGCTTCGCTGGCGGCGGTGGCGGGGGCGGCGGTTTCGCCGGCGCTCCGGGTGGCGGCGGCGGCGACCAGCAGGGCGGACAAGGCGGCGGCCGTGCGTTCGGCTTCCAACGGCCCGGCGGCGGGCAAGGCGGCGGCGGGCAGGCCGGCGGCGCCGCGTCCGGATTGACTGCCGAGCAGCAGCAGAAGATGCGCGCCGCGATGCAGAAGGCGCTCAACGGAAAGAACATGCAGGACCTGACGCCGGAAGAGCGGCAGGAGATCTTCACGAAGGTCCGCGAAGAGATGCAGAAGGAAGGGATTTCGATGCCCGCTCGCGGCGGCCGCAAGGGCGGCGACAGCAAGGGCGGCGAGACCAAGGCTGGAGAGACGAAGGGCGGCGAGCGGCCGACGCGGACGGCGGGTCCCGATGGGGCAGCGGTAGCGCGAGGCGAAGGTGGCGGCGGAAGGCGCAATGGCGGCGGCGGAGGAGGCCCCCGCAGCGGCCCGTCGGACGCCGACCTGGCCAACGCAAAACTCCCGCCTCCGCCGGAAGAAGACAGCAACCTTGATGTGCTGATGCGGCCCGGACTGCTGGCGGACGTGGAGATCATCGTGGAGCGAATTCCGAATGCGATCAACGTTCCGATGCAGGCGATCTTCCAGCGCGAGGGCAAGACGATCGTGTTTGTGAAGGAAGGACGGCGGTTCGCAGCGCGGGCGGTAAAGCCGCTGAAGCGGAGCGAATCCGTGATGGTGATCGCCGAAGGGTTGAAGCCGGGTGAAGAAGTCGCGCTGCAGGATCCGGACGCCAAGCCGGGCGAAGGCAAGAAGGGCAAGAAAGGCGGCGGCGGCGAAGGGGGAGGCGGCGGCGCTCCGATGATGCCCGCCGGCGGCGGTAAGCGAGGTTAA
- a CDS encoding ABC transporter permease, translating to MSILSGVLPEIQMGLASLLVHKLRTMLTMLGMIFGVGAVVAMLSITAGAQKEMLASIDLLGVNNILIEAKEAVDRNELQARREISPGLTFRDFRAISENVPGIAALTPRKRFKPQKVVPKTAQEAPTLIGVEPSYLEIQNLKVVEGRWFNEQENRESRPVCVLGEAAKVNLLGFDPAVGKFVKVNDTWLQVVGVLAPQASADTEVEGLEVVNRNNLVIAPMNTVMRRFEDSNSYLKDEIDGIYIKVANGTDSVETAGVVSAILDATHKDAGDYTVVVPAGLLEQKERTLRIFNIVMISIAGISLLVGGIGIMNIMLATVLERTREIGIRRAIGARQADIIRQFLTEATMISMLGGLMGVIFGVALAWVIGAAAGYPTEVTTTSIVVAFSVSVGIGLMFGIYPAMQAAKLDPIEAIRYE from the coding sequence ATGTCGATATTGTCCGGCGTACTGCCTGAAATCCAGATGGGGCTGGCCAGTCTGCTGGTCCACAAGCTCCGCACGATGCTGACGATGCTCGGCATGATCTTCGGCGTGGGCGCTGTGGTGGCGATGCTGTCGATCACCGCGGGCGCGCAGAAGGAGATGTTGGCGTCGATCGATCTGCTGGGGGTGAACAACATCCTCATCGAAGCCAAAGAAGCGGTGGATCGCAATGAACTGCAGGCGCGCCGCGAGATTTCGCCGGGCCTGACGTTCCGCGATTTCCGCGCCATTTCGGAGAACGTGCCGGGAATCGCCGCCCTGACGCCGCGCAAGCGATTCAAGCCGCAGAAGGTGGTGCCGAAGACGGCGCAGGAGGCCCCGACGCTGATTGGCGTGGAGCCGTCGTACCTGGAGATTCAGAACCTGAAGGTGGTGGAAGGACGCTGGTTCAACGAACAGGAGAATCGCGAATCGCGCCCGGTGTGCGTGCTCGGCGAAGCCGCCAAGGTGAACCTGCTCGGATTCGACCCGGCGGTCGGCAAGTTCGTGAAGGTGAACGACACGTGGCTGCAGGTGGTGGGCGTGCTGGCGCCGCAGGCCTCGGCCGACACCGAGGTGGAGGGGCTGGAGGTGGTGAACCGGAACAACCTGGTGATCGCCCCGATGAACACCGTGATGCGGCGGTTCGAGGACAGCAACAGCTACCTCAAGGACGAGATCGATGGGATTTACATCAAGGTGGCCAATGGCACGGACTCGGTGGAGACAGCGGGCGTGGTGAGCGCGATTCTCGACGCGACCCACAAGGACGCCGGCGACTATACGGTGGTGGTGCCCGCGGGCCTGCTCGAACAGAAGGAACGAACCCTTCGCATCTTCAACATCGTGATGATCTCGATCGCCGGCATTTCGCTGTTGGTGGGCGGTATCGGCATCATGAACATCATGCTGGCGACCGTGCTCGAACGAACCCGCGAAATCGGCATCCGGCGCGCCATCGGCGCGCGGCAGGCGGATATTATCCGGCAGTTCCTGACCGAGGCGACGATGATCTCAATGCTCGGCGGTCTGATGGGAGTAATTTTCGGCGTTGCGCTGGCGTGGGTGATCGGAGCCGCGGCTGGTTATCCGACAGAGGTAACCACGACGTCCATTGTTGTCGCCTTCTCCGTGTCGGTGGGTATCGGTCTCATGTTCGGGATCTACCCGGCGATGCAGGCGGCAAAGCTCGATCCGATCGAAGCGATCCGCTACGAATAA